From Miscanthus floridulus cultivar M001 chromosome 15, ASM1932011v1, whole genome shotgun sequence, the proteins below share one genomic window:
- the LOC136506850 gene encoding uncharacterized protein, translating into MAQKTISKYSAPSADNVATGPQLNFGDATFELKPALINMVQANPFCGKPHEDANAHLQHFLEACGTFTIKNVSVDAIRLRLFPFSLLGKAKQWFYANKDEAITWEKCANAFLKKFFPMGKTSALRGKISSFQQQADETIPEAWECLQEYIRACPHHGIEEWLIIQGFYHGLTGLAHSHLDATAGGAFLQHKVKDAKDLIEKMVTNQGWNEERLQPKKRGVHALNEVDMLSAKMDLLMKKIEEGSKKEPEAIQPHATARAVEADLWCEVCGGNDHSGNNCPETKEEVSFINNNHNNNGYRPQQQQQGWNSRPFYQGNQGQSKINDSINKKMMANDKILENLSEKMDSFNSAMKNQLSFNKMLETQLARLAADIPSFEQGKILGKPVDPVESVKLVTTRFGKPPLRSNWGYLLDPPFIVKKDDPGHPTITCEIGPQTFHNAFCDLGSGVNIMSKMADQTIRFPEGLARDVLVKVQNDYVPIDFIILDMGSDNEVPIILGRPLLNTTNAIIYVGSG; encoded by the exons ATGGCCCAAAAGACCATCTCTAAGTATTCTGCGCCGTCGGCTGACAATGTCGCCACGGGGCCGCAGCTCAACTTTGGGGATGCGACTTTTGAGCTTAAGCCTGCGCTTATTAATATGGTGCAAGCCAACCCGTTCTGTGGGAAGCCACACGAGGACGCCAATGCCCATCTCCAACACTTCTTGGAGGCGTGTGGTACCTTCACTATCAAGAATGTCTCCGTAGACGCCATCCGTCTTCGCCTTTTCCCATTCTCGCTgttggggaaggcgaagcaatggttctatgccaacaagGATGAAGCTATCACTTGGGAGAAGTGTGCCAATGCGTTTCTCAAGAAGTTCTTCCCGATGGGCAAAACCAGCGCCCTTCGTGGAAAAATTTCTAGCTTCCAACAACAAGCTGATGAGACGATTCCCGAAGCATGGGAGTGTCTCCAAGAGTACATTCGCGcctgtcctcatcatgggatagaGGAATGGCTCATAATCCAAGGTTTCTACCATGGTCTGACCGGATTGGCCCATAGTCACCTTGATGCTACCGCGGGAGGAGCATTCTTGCAACACAAGGTCAAGGATGCTAAGGACCTCATAGAGAAGATGGTCACAAATCAAGGATGGAATGAGGAGCGCCTCCAGCCCAAAAAGAGAGGTGTCCATGCCCTCAATGAGGTAGATATGCTCTCTGCCAAAATGGACCTCCTGatgaagaagatagaagaaggttCCAAGAAGGAACCAGAGGCCATTCAGCCCCACGCCACTGCACGAGCCGTTGAAGCCGATCTATGGTGCGAGGTGTGCGGAGGAAACGATCATTCGGGTAATAATTGCCCCGAAACAAAGGAGGAAGTGAGCTTCATCAACAACAACCACAACAACAATGGGTATCGgccccaacaacaacaacaaggatGGAACTCGCGCCCCTTCTACCAAGGAAATCAAG GCCAATCTAAAATAAATGATAGCATTAACAagaaaatgatggctaatgataAGATCCTTGAAAATCTAAGTGAGAAAATGGATAGCTTTAATTCTGCTATGAAAAATCAATTGAGCTTTAACAAAATGCTAGAAACACAATTAGCTCGATTAGCAGCAGATATCCCATCCTTCGAACAAGGTAAGATCCTAGGGAAGCCTGTGGATCCAGTTGAATCTGTTAAGTTAGTAACTACGAGGTTCGGTAAGCCTCCGCTCCGATCAAACTGGGGCTATCTTCTTGATCCACCATTCATCGTCAAGAAGGATGATCCAGGCCACCCGACCATCACCTGCGAGATTGGACCACAGACATTCCACAACGCCTTCTGCGACCTTGGATCTGGCGTCAATatcatgtccaag ATGGCCGATCAAACGATTCGGTTCCCCGAGGGACTGGCAAGAGATGTGCTTGTCAAAGTTCAGAATGACTACGTCCCCATCGACTTCATCATCTTGGACATGGGGTCCGACAATGAAGTCCCCATCATCTTGGGAAGGCCGTTACTCAACACAACTAATGCCATCATCTACGTGGGGTCCGGCTAG